The DNA region AGCCCTTTCCGATCTTCGCGCCGTTCAGGATTGTCGCGCCCATGCCGATCAGCGTGCCGTCACCGATGGTGCAGCCGTGCAGCATGGCCTTGTGGCCGATGGTGCAATCGGCGCCCACGGTCAGCGGATAGCCCATGTCGGTGTGCAGCACGCAGTTTTCCTGCACGTTCGAGCCGCGGCCGATGGTGATGAGTTCGTTGTCGCCCCGCATGGTGACGTTGAACCAGACTCCGACCTCGGCCTGAAGGATCACGCGACCGATGATGTGACTGCCGGGGGCAACCCAGGCTGTGGGGTCGACCTCCGGCGCGATGCCGTCGAGCGCATAGATCATCTGGCTTCGAACTCCGTGTTCAGGTCCCGCACGAAATCGTTGAGGCCGGGCTGGCGGTCGCGCCGCAGGCGTTCAGCGGTGACGATGGCCTTGAGGTCGGCGAAGGTCTCGTCCACCTCGCGGTTGACGAGGACATAATCATACTCTGCCCAGTGGCTGATTTCGTCGCGACTTTTTGCCATGCGGCCGGCGATCACCTCGGCGCTGTCCTGCGCGCGGCCCTTCAGGCGGTTTTCCAGCTCGGCGATGGAGGGGGGAAGAATGAAGACCGAGACCGCGTCCTTGCCGAGCGCGGAGTTGCGGATCTGCTGGCCGCCCTGCCAATCCACATCGAACAGCGTGTCGCGGCCTTCGGACATGGCCTGTTCGACCGGGGCGCGCGGACTGCCGTAGAAGTTTCCGAACACCTCGGCATGTTCCAGCATCCCGCCCGAGGCGACCAGCGCGCGGAAGCTGTCATGGTCGTGGAACCAGTAGTGCTGGCCGTGAACCTCGCCGGGGCGCGGTTTGCGTGTGGTGGCCGAGACCGAGAACCGAATGGTCGGGTCCCAGGCCATCAGCATCCGCGCCATGGTGGATTTGCCGGCGCCCGAGGGCGAGGACAGGATCAGGAGAAGGCCGCGCCGGGGCTGTCCATGTGTCATGGTCATTCCACGTTCTGGACCTGTTCGCGCATCTGGTCGATCACCGTCTTGAGGTCGAGCCCGATGCGGGTAAGCGCGAGATCGCCCGCCTTGGAGCAAAGCGTGTTCGCCTCGCGCATGAATTCCTGCATGAGGAAATCGAGCTTGCGGCCGACCGGTCCCTTGTCTTTCAGCAGCGCGCGGGCAGCGGCGACATGGGCGGTGAGGCGGTCGAGTTCTTCCGCGACATCGGCCTTCACGGCGAGAAGGGCAAGTTCCTGGGCGACGCGCTGTTCGTCGAAGCTGTCCACCGCGCCGCGCAGGCGGTCGAGCCCGTCGCGCAGGGTGGCTTCGGCGCGGATGCGGCGGTCGCCGGCGGCGGCGGTGGCATCCTCCACCAGGGCGGCGATGCGGTCGAGTTGGGCGGTGATGATGCCATCGAGCGCGCGGCCTTCGGCGGCGCGCATGGCGTTGAAGGCAAACAGGAGCGCGGGCAGGTCGGCCAGGATCGCGGCACGCAGCGGCGTTGTGTCTTCGTCCGCAGGCGCGGTGTCGAGTACGCCGCGAAGCGACAGAAGGTCGGCCGGAGTGGACGGGGCAAGGGTCAGGCCCGCGGACATGGCGGCCTGTTCGACCTCGGCCAAAGCGGAAATGGCGGCGGAAAGCACGGCAGTGTTCAGTGTGGCCGCTTCGGCCCCGCCAGCCTCGCGCGCGACCTTGAGCGTCAGGCTTACAGATCCACGGGAGGCAGCTTTCGTCAGCTCGGTGCGGATGGCCGGTTCCAGCCCTTCGATCCAGTCGGGTACGCGCAGGCGCAGTTCAAGCCCCTTGCCGTTGACCGAGCGCAGGTCCCATGTCCAGTCGTAGCCGGCTCCCTGGCCGCGCTGGCTGGCGAAGCCCGTCATCGAAGTGATCATCGCGTCCCTTTCCGCCGGCTGGCGTTTACCCTTTGTCTAAAATCCGAGGGATTTCTCCGACCAAGGGGCGTAGGCTGTTCATGGGATGGCAGGGGTCTGCCCTTGTGTCGCGGCATAGCAAAGCGGTGCGTGCGCCACAACCGGAGCCCATAAGGGAGGACGGTCATGGTATTCTTCGGCGGTCAGGAGGGCAGCGAGCGCGGGCTGGCGGAACTGCGCGGCTATTGGGAGGCGCTGCGGGTGGACGGTAGCCTGCCGGCGCGGGACCGGATTGACCCACGGGGCATGGCCGGGGCGCTGGACCGCTGTTTTCTGGCCGAGCGGATCGCGCCGGGGCTGGCGCGGCTGCGGCTGGCGGGGTCTGCTCTGTGTGATCTTCTGGGAATGGAACTGCGCGGGATGCCCTTGTCGGCGCTGTTCCTGCCCGAGTCGCGGATGAGGCTGGCGGCGGCATTGGAGCCCGTCTTTGCTGCGCCGGCGATCCTGGATGCGCGGGTGGAGGGCGAAGGAGGCTGGGGCCGGCCGGCGCTGCGCGCACGGATGGTGGTGCTGCCGTTGACCGGTTCGGAGGGCGCTGTCGATGTGGCCTTGGGGGCGATCTGTCTTCCGAGCGATACAGGTCGCGCGCCGCGGCGGCTTGATCTCGGCCGCGCAGTACATGAACGGCTGAAGGCGCCGGTCGTGGCGCCGGCGCCGGCCTTTGCCGAGGCGCACCGGCCGTGGCGGGCGGCACCGGGTCGGGCGCACCTTCGTTTGGTGAAGAACGAATGAAAAGAGGCAGCGCCTGACGGCACCGCCCCTGGTTCGCTGTCCCGGCCGGTCAGAGAGCGACGCGGCGGGCACCTTCGCGCAGGCTGGTGAGTTCTTCAGCCACAAGGAAAGCCAATTCAAGCGACTGGCTGGCGTTCAGACGCGGGTCGCAGGCGGTGTGATACCGGTCGGACAGATCCTCATCCGACACGGCACGCAGGCCACCGGTGCATTCTGTCACGTCCTTGCCCGTCATCTCGAAATGTACACCGCCGGGGATCGTGCCCTCGGCCTTGTGGACCGCGAAGAACTCGCGCACCTCGGACAGGACCGAGTTGAACGGCCGGGTCTTGTAGCCGCTCGAAGACTTGATCGTATTGCCGTGCATGGGGTCGCAGGACCAGACGACGTTGGCGCCTTCCTCGCGCACGGCCTTGATGAGCCGCGGCAGGTTTTCGGCCACTTTGCCTGCTCCAAAGCGGGCGATGAGCGTGAGCCGGCCCGCTTCGTTCTGCGGGTTCAGCTTGGACATCAGCACCTTCAGGTCTTCGGCGGTGGTGGTCGGCCCGCATTTCAGGCCGATGGGGTTCAGCACGCCGCGGCAGAACTCGACATGGGCGCCGTCGGGCTGGCGGGTGCGGTCGCCAATCCAGATCATGTGGCCCGAACCCGCGACCGGCTGGCCGGTGAGGCTGTCGATGCGGCAGAGAGCTTCTTCGTACTCCAGCAGCAGTGCCTCATGGCTGGTGTAGAAGTCGACAGTCTGCAGCGTGTGGGCGGTGTCGGAGTTCACGCCTGCCGCGTTCATGAAGTCGAGCGCATCGGAGATGCGGTTCGACAGTTCGCGGTAGCGTTCGGCCTTGTCATGTTCAGCGAAGCCAAGCGTCCAGGAATGGACGCGGTGGATATCGGCGAAGCCGCCCGAGGAGAAGGCACGCAGAAGGTTCAGCGAGGCCGCGGCCTGGGTATAGGCCTGAAGCATCCGGGCCGGATCGGGGCGACGGGCCTCTACCGTGGCGTCAAAGCCATTGATGATGTCGCCCCTGTAAGAGGGATACTCGACGCCGTCGATCACCTCGGTCGGCGCCGACCGGGGCTTGGCGAACTGGCCGGCCATGCGCCCGACCTTGATGACTGGAACCTTGGCACCATAGGTCAGCACGACCGCCATCTGCAGCATCACGCGGAACGTGTCACGGATGTTGTCGGCCGAGAATTCCGCGAAGCTTTCGGCACAGTCGCCCCCCTGCAGGAGGAAGGCGCGGCCTTCCGCGGCCTCGGCCAGCTGCTTCTTCAGGCGGCGGGCTTCGCCGGCAAACACAAGTGGTGGATACTTGGCAAGCTGAGCCTCGGTCGCCAGGAGGGCCGCGGAGTCGGGATAATCCGGCATCTGGATGCGCGGCTTGGCGCGCCAGTCCGATTTCGTCCAGCCCTTGGTCATGGGTACCCTCCCTCCGTTCAGGTGCGAGGGCTATAAGGAATTGAGTCAGGCTTGGAAAGCCCCAAGGCGCTCGGACCCACCGGCGGGTGGGATCATTCCTGCGCTGCGAGTTCGGCCGCATCCTGTTGCTCTCCGGCCTGTCGCGCTTCGAAACCGAAGACGTTGAGTTCAATCACGGCAAAGCACACGAGCCACAGCCAGGCATCAATGGCGTCCAGAGGGTTCTCCGCATCAATGGTCCACCAGAGGGCACAGGCAACGATGACAAGATAGGTCGCAAACTTTGCAGCTTTGATCACCGCATGTTCGCGGCCTTCATATTCTCCCGGCATCCAGATCTGCCAGGACAGGAGCGCGCAGACCATGAGCCAGGCCGAAGCATTGATGAAATCGACCCAGTCCTCCTCGCGAAAGTAGCCATACCAGGCATAAATGATGATGCCGTAGGCAGTCACCGAGACCAAGCCAATGATGCGCTTTTCGAAGCGGCTGTCGTAGGGCTTCTCCAGCGAGGTGCTTTCCCATTCCATCACGGCCAGAAGTGCCACCCAAGCAGCACTGTCGATGAAGGCCGTCAGCGTTTCCTCGGTTCTTAGGAAAAGCCACACATTCAAGGCCAGAAGGCCATAAACCGTCCACTTGAACAGGCGGAACCCGTGGCGCGCCATGCTTACCCCGCGACGTGCAGATGAAGCCTCGTGACATGCATCTGTGACGGCGTTGTGAAGCGACCGGCCTCGTTGCGGTCCGGCCCTTGCGGGTCGCCGGCTTTCCTGTACTGATGGCCCGGATACGACACGCACAGGTCGCAAGATGTCTGCCCCCCCTCGCAAGGCCACCTCGCTGGCCCAGCCGGCCGCCGCAAGGCGGTTCGTGTTCCTGCTTCTGGATCGCTTCACGATGCTGGCCTTTGCCAGCGCGATCGAACCCCTGCGGATCGCCAATCGGATGGTCGGCCGCGAGGTCTATCGCTGGAAGCTGGCCGGAGAAGGCGGGGATGTGGCGATCTGCTCTAATGGCGCGGCGTTCAAGCTGGATCTGGGCCTCGACGAAATCGACCGGGACGACGTGCTGCTGGTCTGCGGCGGTATGGATGTGCAGAAGGCGACGACGCGGGGCGTTCTGAACTGGCTGCGGCGCGAGGCGCGGCGGGGCGTGACCATCGGCGGGCTGTGCACCGGCGCCTACGCCATTGCCAAGGCGGGCCTTCTGGACGGCAAGAAGGCCACCATCCACTGGGAGAACCAGGACGGGTTCCTTGAGGAGTTCGAGGATGTGAAGCTGACGAAATCGGTCTTCGTGATGGACGGCAACCGGTGGACCACGGCGGGCGGCACCTCTTCGCTGGACCTGATGCTGAAGGTGATCGCGGCGGACCACGGCGAGGATGTCGCCAATTCGGTGGCCGACCAGCTGATCTATTCCACCATCCGCACCGATCAGGACACGCAGCGGCTGTCGATCCCGACGCGGATCGGGGTCAGGCATCCGAAGCTGAGCCAGGTGATCCAGATGATGGAGGGCAACATCGAGGATCCGATGTCGCCTGCGGAGCTGGCCGAGTTGGTGGGCATGTCCACGCGGCAGCTGGAGCGGCTGTTCCGGCGCTACCTGAACCGCTCGCCCAAGAGGTACTACATGGAGCTGCGGCTGCAGAAGGCGCGCAACCTTTTGATGCAGACCGACATGAGCGTCATCAACGTGGCGCTGGCCTGTGGCTTTGCCAGCCCGTCGCATTTTTCGAAGTGCTACCGGGCCCATTACAACACCACCCCCTACCGCGAGCGGGGGACGCAGGGCACCGGGGCGCCGGGGACTGGCGTGCGGCTGTCGATCTGACCGGGCGTCCGAGCTCGGACGCTTTGTCAGGCTTAATGAAATCAATGCCTTGCGGACGCGTCTTAACTTGGCGTTAGGAATTGGCCGCCGCTTGCCGCCCGTCGTTTCCCTTGCGTAAGGCGGGTGAGCGCCGCTAGTCTCGGGCTATGAAGCGCGTTCCCGATCTGACGGCCTTTCTGCTGGCCATCCTCCTTGCCGTGGCCGCCGCGCTGCCGGCCTTTGCCGAGCGCCATGCGCTGGTGGTCGGCAACGACAGCTATGAGAGCCTGCCGGTCCTGAAGAAGGCGCGCAGCGACGCGCAGTCGGTCGCCGCGACGCTGGAGGGGCTGGGTTTCGAGGTCACGCTGCTGACCGACGCCGGTCGGCGGGCGATGACCAGGGGCATCTCGGACATGGCGGGGCGCATCGGGCCCGGAGACGAGGCGCTGTTCTACTTTGCCGGGCACGGGGTCGAGGTGGCGGGGCGCAATTATCTGCTGCCTGCCGATGCGCCGGCGGCCAGGCCGGGGGACGAATCCTTTCTGACCGCCGAAAGCGTGGCGGCGGATGATGTGCTGTACACGTTCAAGGAGCGCGGCGCGGCGGTGACGGTGCTGATCCTTGACGCCTGCCGTGACAATCCCTTCCCGCGCGAAGGCACCCGCTCGGCGGGATCGGCGCGCGGGCTGGCGCCGATTGCGGCGCCGGAGGGGTCGTTCATCCTGTTTTCGGCCGGGGCCGGGCAATCGGCACTGGATTCGCTTGGGCAGGGCGACGGCGACCCGAATTCGGTCTTTACGCGCACGCTGTTGCCGCTTTTGGCGCGGGATGACCTGACCCTGCCCGAAGTGGCACGGCTGGCGCGGGGCGAGGTCGAGGCGCGGGCGGCCACGGTGAACCACAAGCAGCGCCCGGCCTATTACGACGAGTTGACCGGAGATTATGTGCTGGCGCCGGCTTCCCTGTCGCGGGGGGCAGTGGCGCTGGACGGGGCCGAAACGGCGGCACCCGTGGTGGCGGGCAATGCGCAGGCCTGTGCGGCGGCGGCGGCCGACTGGGGGCCCGTGCTGGCCCTAAGCAACGCGGTGGCGTTGCGCGGCTTTGCCGAGA from Neotabrizicola shimadae includes:
- a CDS encoding class II 3-deoxy-7-phosphoheptulonate synthase — protein: MTKGWTKSDWRAKPRIQMPDYPDSAALLATEAQLAKYPPLVFAGEARRLKKQLAEAAEGRAFLLQGGDCAESFAEFSADNIRDTFRVMLQMAVVLTYGAKVPVIKVGRMAGQFAKPRSAPTEVIDGVEYPSYRGDIINGFDATVEARRPDPARMLQAYTQAAASLNLLRAFSSGGFADIHRVHSWTLGFAEHDKAERYRELSNRISDALDFMNAAGVNSDTAHTLQTVDFYTSHEALLLEYEEALCRIDSLTGQPVAGSGHMIWIGDRTRQPDGAHVEFCRGVLNPIGLKCGPTTTAEDLKVLMSKLNPQNEAGRLTLIARFGAGKVAENLPRLIKAVREEGANVVWSCDPMHGNTIKSSSGYKTRPFNSVLSEVREFFAVHKAEGTIPGGVHFEMTGKDVTECTGGLRAVSDEDLSDRYHTACDPRLNASQSLELAFLVAEELTSLREGARRVAL
- a CDS encoding YicC/YloC family endoribonuclease yields the protein MITSMTGFASQRGQGAGYDWTWDLRSVNGKGLELRLRVPDWIEGLEPAIRTELTKAASRGSVSLTLKVAREAGGAEAATLNTAVLSAAISALAEVEQAAMSAGLTLAPSTPADLLSLRGVLDTAPADEDTTPLRAAILADLPALLFAFNAMRAAEGRALDGIITAQLDRIAALVEDATAAAGDRRIRAEATLRDGLDRLRGAVDSFDEQRVAQELALLAVKADVAEELDRLTAHVAAARALLKDKGPVGRKLDFLMQEFMREANTLCSKAGDLALTRIGLDLKTVIDQMREQVQNVE
- the gmk gene encoding guanylate kinase, producing the protein MTHGQPRRGLLLILSSPSGAGKSTMARMLMAWDPTIRFSVSATTRKPRPGEVHGQHYWFHDHDSFRALVASGGMLEHAEVFGNFYGSPRAPVEQAMSEGRDTLFDVDWQGGQQIRNSALGKDAVSVFILPPSIAELENRLKGRAQDSAEVIAGRMAKSRDEISHWAEYDYVLVNREVDETFADLKAIVTAERLRRDRQPGLNDFVRDLNTEFEAR
- a CDS encoding GlxA family transcriptional regulator — encoded protein: MSAPPRKATSLAQPAAARRFVFLLLDRFTMLAFASAIEPLRIANRMVGREVYRWKLAGEGGDVAICSNGAAFKLDLGLDEIDRDDVLLVCGGMDVQKATTRGVLNWLRREARRGVTIGGLCTGAYAIAKAGLLDGKKATIHWENQDGFLEEFEDVKLTKSVFVMDGNRWTTAGGTSSLDLMLKVIAADHGEDVANSVADQLIYSTIRTDQDTQRLSIPTRIGVRHPKLSQVIQMMEGNIEDPMSPAELAELVGMSTRQLERLFRRYLNRSPKRYYMELRLQKARNLLMQTDMSVINVALACGFASPSHFSKCYRAHYNTTPYRERGTQGTGAPGTGVRLSI
- a CDS encoding PAS domain-containing protein, translating into MVFFGGQEGSERGLAELRGYWEALRVDGSLPARDRIDPRGMAGALDRCFLAERIAPGLARLRLAGSALCDLLGMELRGMPLSALFLPESRMRLAAALEPVFAAPAILDARVEGEGGWGRPALRARMVVLPLTGSEGAVDVALGAICLPSDTGRAPRRLDLGRAVHERLKAPVVAPAPAFAEAHRPWRAAPGRAHLRLVKNE
- a CDS encoding caspase family protein: MKRVPDLTAFLLAILLAVAAALPAFAERHALVVGNDSYESLPVLKKARSDAQSVAATLEGLGFEVTLLTDAGRRAMTRGISDMAGRIGPGDEALFYFAGHGVEVAGRNYLLPADAPAARPGDESFLTAESVAADDVLYTFKERGAAVTVLILDACRDNPFPREGTRSAGSARGLAPIAAPEGSFILFSAGAGQSALDSLGQGDGDPNSVFTRTLLPLLARDDLTLPEVARLARGEVEARAATVNHKQRPAYYDELTGDYVLAPASLSRGAVALDGAETAAPVVAGNAQACAAAAADWGPVLALSNAVALRGFAESHAACAPLSHAALAEAERLEGAAASVEAPEPSDQKQKLSDLAKQMLVNPKDYGIETWAVKAGVSDGYVNARSGPGTMHSILFRIPAGTGSLPMETCLPPDPGGGKYDWCLVSFMGQQGWVSKNGLERE
- a CDS encoding gamma carbonic anhydrase family protein; protein product: MIYALDGIAPEVDPTAWVAPGSHIIGRVILQAEVGVWFNVTMRGDNELITIGRGSNVQENCVLHTDMGYPLTVGADCTIGHKAMLHGCTIGDGTLIGMGATILNGAKIGKGCLIGACALITEGKEIPDGALVMGAPGKVVRVLDAEAQARLLKSAEGYRANARRFRDGMKLV